In Klebsiella aerogenes, the DNA window AAGATACTCATGACGATCGCCGGAGACTTTAACCCCGGCGTTAAGCAATTGCACCCTATCATATGGATGCTGTGCCATGCGTTTGCCCAATGTTGTCGCTTTAAGTTCCATGTATCGCCGAATTTCAATCAGTTTGGATGTTTTTAAGTTTAACCGCCCGTGAGCAGGTGCTCCAGCGCAAAAAAACGTTACAATTGTCGAGTCTTATTATCCACAGGGTTAAACAGAGGGTTTATGCGTACCATTCTGAATATTTTGAACTTTGTTCTTGGCGGTTTTGCTACCACGCTCGGTTGGTTATTGGCGACGTTGGTCAGCATCGTTCTGATCTTCACGTTACCGTTGACCCGTTCATGTTGGGAAATCACCAGGTTATCGCTTTTCCCCTACGGCAATGAAGCCATCCATGTTGATGAGCTGGAGCCGCAAGGGAAAAACAGCCTGTTAAACGCGGGCGGCACCATTCTGAACATTTTGTGGTTCATGTTCTTTGGCTGGTGGTTGTGCCTGATGCACATCTTCAGCGGTATCGCTCAGTGTCTGACCATCATTGGTATCCCGGTAGGGATCGCCAACTTTAAAATCGCCGCCATTGCGCTTTGGCCAGTAGGACGCCGCGTGGTCTCCGTTGAAACCGCTCGCGCCGCGCGCGAAGCCAATGCCCGTCGCCGCTTTCAGTAATCGTACGGAACACAGTTATGTTAAGCCCCCTGCTTCGCCGCTACACATGGAACAGCGCCTGGTTATATAACGCCAGGATATTTATCGCGCTTTGCGGCACAACGGCTGTGCCATGGTGGATCGGCGAAGTCAAACTTACTATCCCACTGACTCTCGGCGTCGTCGCCGCGGCCTTAACCGACCTCGACGATCGGCTTTCCGGGCGACTGCGTAATCTGGCTATTACGCTGGTCTGTTTTTTTATTGCTTCCGCCTCGGTGGAGCTGCTCTTTCCGTGGCCATGGCTGTTCGCCATTGGCTTAACCCTGTCCACTATCGGTTTTATTCTGCTCGGCGGGCTTGGACAACGCTATGCCACTATCGCATTCGGCGCCTTACTGATCGCCATTTACACCATGCTGGGGGTCACACTGTATAACAGCTGGTATCTGCAGCCGCTCTTTTTGCTGGCAGGCGCCATCTGGTACAACGTCCTGACTCTTGCCGGGCACCTTATTTTTCCGATCCGCCCGCTGCAGGATAATCTCGCGCGCAGCTATGAACAGCTGGCGCACTATCTGGAGCTAAAATCGCGGCTGTTCGACCCGGATCTTGAAGATGAAAGCCAGGCGCCGCTGTACGATCTGGCGCTCGCCAATGGTAAACTGGTCACCACGCTCAACCAGACAAAGACTTCTCTACTGACGCGCTTGCGCGGAGACCGGGGACAACGCGGCACCCGCCGTACCTTGCAGTACTATTTTGTCGCCCAGGACATTCACGAACGCGCCAGTTCGTCGCATATTCAGTATCAGACGCTTCGTGACCATTTCCGCTATAGCGATGTCATGTTCCGCTTTCAGCGGATGCTTTCGATGCAGGCGCAGGCGTGCCAGAAACTGTCACGCGCCATCCTCCTGCGCATCCCTTATCAGCATGACGCGCACTTTGAGCGCGCTTTTATGCACCTGGACGCCGCGCTGGATCGCGTACGCGCCAGCGGCGCGCCGCAAGAGCAAGTCAAAGCGCTGGGCTTTTTGCTCAATAACCTCCGGGCTATTGATGCGCAGTTGGCAACCATCGAATCGGTACAAACCAGCGTGCTCGCCAGCAACCACACCGAAAACCTGCTATCCGACGATCGTCCCAGCGGTTTTAGCGATATCTGGCTACGCTTGCGTAGCAACATGACGCCAGAATCCGCGCTGTTCCGCCACGCGGTGCGAATGTCGCTGGTGCTGTGCGCGGGATATGCCTTCATTCAGTTTACCGGACTCAACCACGGTTACTGGATTTTGCTTACCAGCCTGTTTGTTTGCCAGCCGAACTATAATGCCACCCGACATCGGCTAGCGCTGAGGATCATCGGTACGCTGATAGGCGTTGCGATTGGCCTGCCGGTATTGTTGCTGGTTCCCTCCGTTGAAGGCCAACTGCTGCTGATCGTCCTGACCGGAGTACTATTCTTTGCGTTTCGCAACGTACAGTACGCGCATGCCACGATGTTCATCACCCTACTGGTATTGCTGTGCTTTAACCTGCTGGGCGAGGGATTCGAAGTCGCGCTACCGCGTATCCTCGATACCCTCATTGGCTGTGCTATCGCCTGGGCGGCGGTGACCTTTATCTGGCCGGATTGGAACTTCCGCAATCTCCCCCGCGTGTTGGATCAAGCCATCAATGCCAACTGCCGTTATCTGGATGCCATTCTTGAGCAATATCACCAGGGCCGCGATAACCGTCTTGAGTATCGCGTTGCCCGGCGTAATGCGCACAACCGGGATAGCGAACTGGCGTCAGTGGTATCAAATCTGTCGACAGAGCCCAAAGCCGACGCCGAGATGCGCGAGACAGCATTCCGCCTGCTGTGTCTCAATCATACTTTCACCAGCTATATTTCAGCGCTAGGGGCGCACAGGGAAAAACTGACAACCCCGGAAATACTGGCGTTACTGGATGATGCAGTCTGCTATGTCGATGATGCGCTGCACCACACGCCAGCGGACGAGCAGCGTGTCCAGCAGGCTCTCAACAATCTACAGGCGCGTATCCAGCATCTGGAACCGCGGGCCGATAGCAAAGAGCCGCTGGTCCTGCAGCAAGTCGGCCTTCTGCTCGCGTTACTGCCGGAAATCTGCCGTCTGCAGCGCCAAGTGGCGGGTCAGCCGGAGTAATCATCTCCCCCGTATCCTTGTTCATTCGCCCACTCCCGCAGCTTCTGGCGCCTCAGCGCCGGGAGCGCGGCCGAGTGAATTCCAGCAATGGCTCCAGCCAGAGATTCAAGCACACTGATCGACAGCCCTTTATTCTGCTCCCGTAACTTTAACCAACTCTGTTCAGCACCGACTTCACGCAGCGTTTTCACATCAGTTATCCCGACATTGATCAGCATCAATTCCATATGGAAGCTGATATTAGGTAAATCTTTCAGCCTGCCGGAATCGCGCTGATGCCGCTTTTCACTGAGAGCCGTATGCAGCGACAGCGCTGACAGGTGGTAAAGCATTTTACTGTCCTGCCATAACTCTTCGCCTATACGATAATATTTAAGCGCCACCGGCCGGCCATTCTTACGCATGGTGAGCATCGGGCTACGATGCTCAACCCGGTACGCCGCACTTTGTTCGCAAACCCGA includes these proteins:
- a CDS encoding TfoX/Sxy family DNA transformation protein encodes the protein MKKISKLRFLQLQECLSPLGKMSSRPLFGGYSLAIENTVFAMVAEGEIYLRVCEQSAAYRVEHRSPMLTMRKNGRPVALKYYRIGEELWQDSKMLYHLSALSLHTALSEKRHQRDSGRLKDLPNISFHMELMLINVGITDVKTLREVGAEQSWLKLREQNKGLSISVLESLAGAIAGIHSAALPALRRQKLREWANEQGYGGDDYSG
- a CDS encoding YccF domain-containing protein; translated protein: MRTILNILNFVLGGFATTLGWLLATLVSIVLIFTLPLTRSCWEITRLSLFPYGNEAIHVDELEPQGKNSLLNAGGTILNILWFMFFGWWLCLMHIFSGIAQCLTIIGIPVGIANFKIAAIALWPVGRRVVSVETARAAREANARRRFQ
- the yccS gene encoding YccS family putative transporter; this encodes MLSPLLRRYTWNSAWLYNARIFIALCGTTAVPWWIGEVKLTIPLTLGVVAAALTDLDDRLSGRLRNLAITLVCFFIASASVELLFPWPWLFAIGLTLSTIGFILLGGLGQRYATIAFGALLIAIYTMLGVTLYNSWYLQPLFLLAGAIWYNVLTLAGHLIFPIRPLQDNLARSYEQLAHYLELKSRLFDPDLEDESQAPLYDLALANGKLVTTLNQTKTSLLTRLRGDRGQRGTRRTLQYYFVAQDIHERASSSHIQYQTLRDHFRYSDVMFRFQRMLSMQAQACQKLSRAILLRIPYQHDAHFERAFMHLDAALDRVRASGAPQEQVKALGFLLNNLRAIDAQLATIESVQTSVLASNHTENLLSDDRPSGFSDIWLRLRSNMTPESALFRHAVRMSLVLCAGYAFIQFTGLNHGYWILLTSLFVCQPNYNATRHRLALRIIGTLIGVAIGLPVLLLVPSVEGQLLLIVLTGVLFFAFRNVQYAHATMFITLLVLLCFNLLGEGFEVALPRILDTLIGCAIAWAAVTFIWPDWNFRNLPRVLDQAINANCRYLDAILEQYHQGRDNRLEYRVARRNAHNRDSELASVVSNLSTEPKADAEMRETAFRLLCLNHTFTSYISALGAHREKLTTPEILALLDDAVCYVDDALHHTPADEQRVQQALNNLQARIQHLEPRADSKEPLVLQQVGLLLALLPEICRLQRQVAGQPE